The nucleotide window CTGACGTTCAACGGCTGTCTGATCGTCGTGAAGCTGCAGGATCAGCTGCACCGTTTTGCGACCTATACCGGCTGCCGTCTACAGTCGCTGCATTGCGATCAGCATCAGGATGGTTCCGGCTGGGCACAGCTGCGCTTTCATCAGGGAGCCTGGCAAATCTGGATTGATCTGGAATGCGGCCCGGCCTGCACCTTAGCATCGCCTAAGCAAGGAAAGATGCAGGGACGGATTCAGGAAAGTCTGAGCGGCAAGGCTCATGTAACCCTATTTCATCATGGAATGAAAAGGCATGAAAGCTTATGGGAGCAGGGCGGCATGGAGCTGCAATGGGAACTGGCAGCTGCTGAACAAGGACCGAAGAATAGAAAAAGAGGGTTGTCGTAAAAGACAGCCCTCAACAAATCTATTATAACATGAAAAAAAATTAAATGAAAGGGCTTACTTTTATGAGAAGTCTGACTATAATGTAGATGAAGATAAGGAAAGAGATCTTCAAATAGAGGAAGCAGGATCCTCATCCAGCCGATCAGAACGGTAGAGTCCGTTAAGGAAAGAACCTAGATTCTTAGATATTCAATAAGGCTGAAAAGAAATGAGGAATGAGGCTTTCAGAATAAACGTGATGTTTATTCTAAGGAGGTTAAAGTGAATGGAACCTGGACAGAGAGGAAACCGCCGCTAGTAAGCTGGCGTTGTGCGATGAATCGCAGATCCGTGTGATGCTTCTTACAACTTCCCATTTTGCTGAAAATTTGCAAAACAGCCATCGAATAGATAAACAGCCATTTTGTGAGTGTGAAGGGTAAACGCGAGGAAGAAATGAGAAAAGGTTTGGTTTCAGCAGTGGAATCGAATTGATGTCATAGTGATAGTTGCGGAAATGTTGGAAAACAGCCGCTGCGGTTCATCGGTATAAATTAGATTAACGATATAGATGAAGAACCTGCAAAAAATGCGGGTTCTTTTTTCGTTGGGGATCGTGGTCTCTGCCACTGAGATATGCAGATAATGCATGGCTCAGCAGTCCTAAACTGGCTTTCTATGCCCAAAGGTTTAATATTCATGACTTTTTCATCCCAATTCTGATTTTTGATATGCAGAACATCGATCACTGTGAAAACGTGAGCATGTTATATTTTGAACATAGGGAGGAAAATCGAAATGAAAAAAGCTTTTTTGATTCTTTGTTCGTGGATGTTGTGTTTCTCTTTGACTGCCTGTTCAGCAAAAGAGAATACTCAGCCGACTGCCAGCGGAACTTTTTCAGCGACAGAAAAGGGGTATGGAGGAGAGGTCGAAGTGACGCTGACGATCGAAAATTCAATATTAACCGATGTGATGATCGTTGGTGAGCAGGAAACACCAACGGTTGGCGGACAGGCGATTGAACAGCTTCCGGCTAAAATGATAGCAGCTAACAGTGTTGAGGTTGATGGAGTGACTGGAGCAACAATGACCTCCAATGCGATTTTAGCAGCGGCCAAAAACGCATTGGAAGTTTCAGGAATGACGCTTGTCCAAAAAGAAAAGGAAGTTTCAGCTGATATTACGCATGAAGATGTACAATCGGATGTTCTGGTTTTAGGCGGTGGATTGGCAGGGTTAAGCGCAGCCGTTTCGGCAAAAGAAAATGGAGCAGCGCATGTCATCTTGCTTGAAAAACTATCTTTCTTAGGAGGGTGTGCCTCCTTGTCCGGCGGTGTGCTGACGCGGGCAGCTCAGGCCGGTGATCCAGTTGGAACCTTTGATAAGGAACAATTAAACAATTATTTCAATATGCGAACAGGCGGACATGCGGATCCGAAGGTCATTCAGACTTATGTGGATCATTCTGTGGATGATTTTAACTGGATTGATTCGATGTATGAAACGGGTGTTGAATATGAACGTTTTGCCTTAAATCCGGAAGGGCTGATGGCGCTGCGGCCGAAACAGGATTCAGCGGTTGGTGCTGGGGCTCAGCTGATTGGAGCGATTGCCAGCAGTGCAGAAAAATTAGGCATTGACGTTCGCTTGTCACATCCAGTAACCGATCTGATTGTGGATGGAGATCAAGTGATCGGGGCGCAGGTTACCTTTGACGATGGCTCAATCCAGAATTTTTATGCCGATGGCGGGATTGTTTTGGCTACCGGCGGATTTGCCTTCAGCCAGGAAGCCCTAGCGGAATATTCCAGCTCCAATGCGGAACAAATTGTAAGTTATGCCAGTGCGGGTACGACCGGAGACGCGCTGAAATGGGCAAAAGAAATCAACGCAGACATTCAGTTCGGTGAGGATTGGGACAGCTGTGGTTCTTTCTCCTTAGCCTTTACCGGCTATCCGACTGAGGAACTGTTTAAGCTTGTGCTGTTAAATGCTGAGGGAGAACGCTTTATTAACGAAGAAGCCATGCAGCCTGAAATCTATCTGGAAATGCGTCATCAACTGGCTCAAGGAAGTTCTCACTTCTATTATTTAACAGATGAAACGATGGAGCAGGAAAACAAACAATGGCTGCTTGACAACGCAGGGGCATTTGTCTGTGAAACTCTGGAAGAGGTGGCTGAAAAGACGAATATGGACTTGGAAACGTTGACCCAAACACTGCGTTCCTATAATGATTGTGCTAAGACTGGAAATGATCCGCTGGGCAAGTCAGTTGCTTATAATTTGGGAATTGAAGCGCCGTATATTGTCATTCCAACAGATCCGATTCGCACAACTACAATCGGCGGTTTGGTTACCAATGAAAAAGCAGAGGTGCTTTCTGCAGACCAGACAGTTATTGAAGGTTTATATGCGGCAGGCGAAGTGGCAAATTACAGTTTCTTCTACAACGTTTACAGCTGCTGCGGAAGTGCTAATATGGATGCTGTTGTTTTCGGCCGTATTGCCGGAGAACAGGCAGCTCAGTGGCAAAGAGCACAATAGTCTGAAATTTAAGGGGACAATGTTCCCCTTTTTTAATTATAATATGAGAAGAGAAGAGGCAGGATAAGAGGATGAAATTAGAAACAATTCAATTATTTCTTAAAGTTGCGAAATATCGAAGTTTTTCAATCGCTGCCGCCAAGTTGTATACGACGCAATCGACGATCAGCCGCAGTATCCATGAAATTGAGGAAGAAATGGGCTGCCAGTTATATCAGCGAAGTGCGCACGGAGTCAAGCTAACGC belongs to Holdemania massiliensis and includes:
- a CDS encoding FAD-dependent oxidoreductase: MKKAFLILCSWMLCFSLTACSAKENTQPTASGTFSATEKGYGGEVEVTLTIENSILTDVMIVGEQETPTVGGQAIEQLPAKMIAANSVEVDGVTGATMTSNAILAAAKNALEVSGMTLVQKEKEVSADITHEDVQSDVLVLGGGLAGLSAAVSAKENGAAHVILLEKLSFLGGCASLSGGVLTRAAQAGDPVGTFDKEQLNNYFNMRTGGHADPKVIQTYVDHSVDDFNWIDSMYETGVEYERFALNPEGLMALRPKQDSAVGAGAQLIGAIASSAEKLGIDVRLSHPVTDLIVDGDQVIGAQVTFDDGSIQNFYADGGIVLATGGFAFSQEALAEYSSSNAEQIVSYASAGTTGDALKWAKEINADIQFGEDWDSCGSFSLAFTGYPTEELFKLVLLNAEGERFINEEAMQPEIYLEMRHQLAQGSSHFYYLTDETMEQENKQWLLDNAGAFVCETLEEVAEKTNMDLETLTQTLRSYNDCAKTGNDPLGKSVAYNLGIEAPYIVIPTDPIRTTTIGGLVTNEKAEVLSADQTVIEGLYAAGEVANYSFFYNVYSCCGSANMDAVVFGRIAGEQAAQWQRAQ